The Cryptomeria japonica unplaced genomic scaffold, Sugi_1.0 HiC_scaffold_116, whole genome shotgun sequence genome contains a region encoding:
- the LOC131865683 gene encoding aspartic proteinase nepenthesin-1-like — protein MERSKLLGFVVLICFTIPTISCSSDRLFSGWPKSSSDENVKIRVNMTRRSERELGFSERLGLDLDRSKKRMKKIEALIRGQLDAETPVEVGDGEFLMSVALGTPSVSFEAIVDTGSDLIWTQCKPCKDCFSQPTPIFDPSKSPTFSTIPCGDSLCDALGSTQTGCNPDCTFMYQYGDGSFTSGDLAYETLSIGSSKVKGIAFGCGHDNEGQGFSQGGGLVGLGRGGLSLISQLGSKAENMFSYCLLPITDSSSQTSPLFFGEGASLSGGAKTLPLIKSSIIPTFWYIPITGITLNGKALDIPPGTFDLQSDGSGGMIIDSGTTVTILDQAAYSPLKEAIQSAIDLTPVDGSSTGLDLCYHTSSAHLTLPTLVFNFKGGVDYELPADNFFIQASENLLCLAMLGEPSGNPSIFGNIQQQNFHILYNNAQNTLSFKPTKCDSL, from the coding sequence atggagCGTTCAAAGCTGTTGGGTTTTGTGGTCTTGATATGCTTTACTATTCCAACGATATCATGTTCTTCGGACAGACTGTTTAGTGGTTGGCCGAAGTCTAGCAGcgatgaaaatgtaaaaataaggGTGAATATGACGCGCAGATCAGAGAGAGAGTTGGGTTTTTCTGAGAGATTGGGTTTGGATTTGGATCGAAGTAAGAAGCGAATGAAGAAGATAGAGGCATTGATAAGAGGGCAATTAGACGCTGAAACGCCCGTTGAAGTAGGGGATGGAGAATTTCTGATGAGCGTTGCACTGGGAACGCCCTCTGTGAGCTTCGAAGCGATTGTGGACACGGGGAGCGATCTGATTTGGACTCAGTGTAAGCCTTGCAAGGACTGCTTCTCTCAGCCTACGCCAATCTTCGACCCCTCCAAGTCCCCCACATTTTCCACAATTCCCTGCGGTGATTCTCTTTGTGACGCCTTGGGGAGTACACAAACCGGATGCAATCCAGATTGTACCTTTATGTATCAGTATGGCGATGGTTCCTTCACCAGCGGCGACCTGGCTTACGAGACATTGTCAATTGGGAGCAGCAAGGTTAAAGGCATTGcatttggatgcgggcatgacaacGAAGGACAAGGATTCTCTCAGGGTGGTGGCCTTGTGGGACTGGGAAGAGGTGGTCTCTCCCTTATCTCACAGCTGGGTTCCAAAGCAGAGAACATGTTCTCTTACTGTCTTTTGCCCATCACCGACTCTTCTTCACAAACCAGCCCCCTCTTTTTCGGCGAGGGTGCTTCCTTGAGCGGAGGAGCCAAGACTCTCCCACTCATCAAGAGCAGTATCATTCCCACTTTCTGGTACATTCCTATTACAGGAATcaccctcaatggtaaggcactagATATTCCTCCTGGAACTTTCGATCTGCAATCGGACGGCAGCGGAGGTATGATCATCGACTCCGGAACCACTGTTACCATTCTGGACCAGGCTGCCTACTCTCCTCTTAAGGAAGCAATTCAGTCCGCCATTGATCTCACTCCTGTAGACGGGTCTTCTACAGGTTTGGATCTTTGTTACCACACATCATCCGCTCACCTCACCTTGCCAACCCTCGTCTTCAACTTCAAAGGCGGCGTGGATTACGAGCTTCCGGCAGACAACTTTTTCATTCAGGCATCTGAAAATCTCTTGTGCCTGGCAATGTTGGGTGAACCATCGGGGAATCCTTCCATCTTCGGAAACATACAGCAGCAAAACTTCCATATCCTTTACAACAATGCTCAGAACACGCTCTCTTTCAAGCCCACTAAGTGTGATTCTCTTTaa